ATTTGACTGGCAAACAACACCTTGAACTATTTTTTTAGCATTTTGAAAAAGTGCTAATATTAACAATAAAATTGCAAAAGCAAATAATTCTGTTTGATGTGTCGCTATAAAGCCCTGAAATAATGGCCCTGAACTACCGATAAAGGAGGGTAATAGGCTGGCCATGGAACCAAAGAGAATGGGGATTAATGGCGAACAACAGAGTAGGGGGTGAAAATACCGACTAAGACACCACTGGTTGCAGATGCCTTACTGGATTTTTGTCCTTGCCTGATTAGCCATGTCATTAAACTAATAATTAATGCAACTAAGCTTGCCATGCTAATGGATAATAACACCATGCTGACATCTAAATACTCCAGTGTCATCATGCTTATTTGTCCGCCAGTAAAAGCAGAGGGAAGAGTAAATAAATACAGTATTAGGAAGGCTATAAAAGCCAATAAACTTAGCCAGCGATAACTTATTTGTTGCCATACGGTCATTAAGGCGCAATATATTGTTTTCATTGAGTTTTTCCGTCTTGCTTAGGCTGAGTTTTAGCTTTTGTTTTAACAAAATGCATAATTTTTTTAATGTAAACAGCAGGTGCAGTGCCTTTATCTTGAATGATGCCATTTTCACCAATTAAAAAAAGATATCTGGATATTGAATTGAATTATATTGTTTATCCATCATTTTGGACGTTTCACCTATGACCCAGTTTTTGGTCAGTTCTGTATTTGCAACATAATGGTCAATAAACTCATTGATACTCGGCCCAGGATAGCCCCCATTTTTATGGTTACGCAAGGCGATTAAAGTAATATTGTATTTTTCAAAGTCATCTTTTCTTTTCGCAAAGGCTTTAACACCTGCAGCACAGGTGTGACACCAAGTTGAAAAAAGCCATAAAATGGTTTTCTTTCCCTGAAATTCAGATAGCTTAATCTCTTTGTCCTGACTCATAAAATAGCTATCAGGTGCTTTTATTGGGGAACAAATTCTATAGTGGACCCCGAAAACTGGACAATAGGTTAAGATATAAGAGCTAACCTAACGGGGAACAAAAAAATGAGCACAAAAAGAAAAACATTCAACAACAAATTTAAAGCAAAAGTAGCCATTGAGGCTTTGAAAGGTCAAAAAACAGTCGCAGAAATTGCGTCAGAATTTGAAGTGCACACCACCCAGGTCAATAGCTGGAAAAAGCAGATGCTTGATGGTGCAGCCGATACTTTTTCAAAAAAATTAGAGAATAAAGATGCTGAACATGAAAAGGAAAAAGAACACCTGTACAGCCAAATAGGTCAACTAAAAGTAGAGGCTGACTGGCTGTCAAAAAAGTTGAAGATGTTCAACTGAGTAGAGCAGAAAGCGGTGTTGCATAGAAAAAGAGCACCCTCAGTTGAGCATCAAAAAACAATGTGAGCTTATCGGCCTGAACCGTTCAAGCTATTACTATCAACCTAAAAAGCCTCTGCAAAATAAAGATTTAACATTAATGAATTTGATTGATGAGTTGTACATAAAACATCCATTCTATGGCAGTCGTCAAATTCGTAATGCATTAAGATTGAAATGTTATAAAATTAATCGTAAAAAGTTCAACGGCTTATGCGGATCATGGGATTGGTTTCAGTGGCACCAAAACCCAATACCAGCAAGCCTTGCAAAGTAAATAACCTCTATCCATATTTGCTCAAAGGAATTGATATTAATAGGAATAACCAGGTTTGGTGCACAGATATCACGTATTTACGGATGCCACATGGATTTGTCTACCTAAGTGCTGTTATGGACTGGAGTAGCCGTTTTGTGCTGTCCTGGGAAGTGTCAACCAGCATGGAAGAAAGCTTTTGTATCAGTAGTCTGGAAACAGCACTGCGACGATATGGAAAGCCAGAAATCTTCAATACGGATCAAGGTGCTCAATATACTAGCAGAGCATTTAC
This genomic window from sulfur-oxidizing endosymbiont of Gigantopelta aegis contains:
- a CDS encoding peroxiredoxin family protein; this translates as MLTYCPVFGVHYRICSPIKAPDSYFMSQDKEIKLSEFQGKKTILWLFSTWCHTCAAGVKAFAKRKDDFEKYNITLIALRNHKNGGYPGPSINEFIDHYVANTELTKNWVIGETSKMMDKQYNSIQYPDIFF